One genomic segment of Novosphingobium sp. RL4 includes these proteins:
- a CDS encoding TetR/AcrR family transcriptional regulator yields MDEATKPARRKRRSSQEVTRRLLEAAEEEFRRCGYAGATTAAIARRAESTEAQLFRTFPSKAALFQEAVFAPLDRHLERFNAEHSITDSSPDAGGPGEAARRENARLYVSELGRFLKDHAPLLMAALTAGTYGEDQGASARAIDSLNAYFERGAATRAHRVRRRNEAGEGAKSQDDGAQDGGTQPVVDPRLMVRVSFAAVLGNVLFRDMLFPAGLAGDDEIDAAMLDFMLHGTGSDSG; encoded by the coding sequence AGTTCGCAGGAAGTGACCCGCCGCCTGCTCGAAGCGGCGGAAGAGGAGTTCCGCCGCTGCGGCTATGCCGGGGCGACGACGGCGGCGATCGCCCGGCGCGCCGAAAGCACCGAGGCGCAGCTGTTCCGCACGTTCCCCTCGAAGGCCGCGCTGTTCCAGGAAGCCGTGTTCGCCCCGCTGGACCGCCATCTGGAGCGCTTCAATGCCGAGCATTCGATCACGGATTCCAGCCCCGACGCAGGCGGGCCCGGCGAAGCCGCGCGGCGGGAGAATGCGCGGCTCTACGTTTCGGAGCTGGGGCGTTTTCTCAAGGATCATGCCCCGCTGCTGATGGCGGCGCTGACGGCCGGGACATATGGCGAGGATCAGGGCGCAAGCGCGCGGGCGATCGACAGCCTCAACGCCTACTTCGAACGCGGCGCGGCCACGCGCGCACATCGCGTGCGCCGCCGGAACGAGGCGGGAGAAGGCGCGAAGTCGCAGGATGACGGCGCGCAGGATGGCGGAACGCAGCCGGTCGTCGATCCGCGGCTGATGGTGCGGGTGTCCTTCGCGGCGGTGCTGGGCAACGTCCTGTTCCGCGACATGCTGTTCCCCGCCGGTCTGGCAGGCGATGACGAGATCGACGCGGCGATGCTCGACTTCATGCTGCACGGCACCGGTTCCGATTCCGGCTGA